The Allocatelliglobosispora scoriae genome contains a region encoding:
- a CDS encoding sugar transferase produces the protein MATASVQAQASRGKTPRVPTVDAPRSDALVRHLSTRQRAYVRTIAATDFIVIALSVLGGYLARFSFAGPIGVTIPYGVVAPALALTWLVFLRAQRCYEPRVLGYGADEYRRVAGASLRLAGAIAIGLYITDVGVSRGFLAIAFLMGTAGLVTSRWAARKQLHLARIRGEGWSHRVLVVGDAAHVLELVYTLRREPYTGYRVVGACIPDALMAPQAQHLGDVPVVGSFRTIVEAATASRADTIAVTASGELTASRLRRLGWQLEGSGIDLVVAPALTDVAGPRIHTRPVAGLPLIHVEAPDIRGAGKIVKGLMDRITAFFLLLMTTPLILLVAVLIKIDSRGPVIFRQRRVGQDGEEFDVFKFRTMVINADEMMAQLAEQNETNGLLFKMRHDPRVTRIGRVLRRYSIDELPQFINVLRGDMSLVGPRPPLPREVAQYDGDVARRLLVKPGITGLWQVSGRSDLSWEDGIRLDLYYVENWSLASDLTIMWKTIGAVVRSRGAY, from the coding sequence ATGGCCACGGCCTCGGTTCAAGCACAGGCGTCTCGCGGCAAGACACCGCGAGTGCCCACAGTGGATGCCCCACGCTCGGATGCGCTCGTCCGACACCTCTCCACGAGACAGCGCGCCTACGTACGGACGATCGCGGCGACCGATTTCATCGTTATCGCCCTCTCCGTCCTCGGTGGCTACCTTGCCCGGTTCTCGTTCGCCGGCCCGATCGGCGTCACGATCCCCTATGGAGTCGTCGCACCGGCCCTCGCGCTGACCTGGCTCGTCTTCCTGCGCGCCCAGCGCTGTTACGAGCCCCGCGTCCTCGGTTACGGCGCCGATGAGTACCGGCGGGTCGCCGGAGCCAGCCTCCGCCTCGCCGGTGCGATCGCGATCGGCCTCTACATCACCGATGTCGGCGTCTCCCGCGGATTCCTCGCGATCGCCTTCCTGATGGGCACCGCCGGGCTCGTGACCTCCCGCTGGGCCGCCCGCAAGCAGCTGCACCTGGCTCGCATCCGGGGCGAGGGGTGGTCGCACCGCGTCCTCGTCGTCGGCGACGCCGCCCACGTCCTGGAGCTCGTCTACACGCTGCGCCGCGAGCCCTACACCGGCTACCGCGTGGTCGGCGCCTGCATCCCCGACGCGCTGATGGCCCCGCAGGCCCAGCACCTCGGCGACGTGCCGGTCGTCGGCTCCTTCCGCACGATCGTCGAGGCAGCCACCGCGTCGCGTGCCGACACCATCGCCGTGACCGCCTCCGGCGAGCTCACCGCCTCCCGCCTGCGCCGCCTCGGCTGGCAATTGGAGGGCAGCGGCATCGACCTGGTGGTCGCGCCCGCGCTGACCGATGTCGCCGGTCCGCGCATCCACACCCGCCCGGTGGCGGGCCTGCCGCTGATCCACGTCGAGGCGCCCGACATCCGGGGCGCCGGCAAGATCGTCAAGGGCCTGATGGACCGGATCACCGCGTTCTTCCTGCTGCTCATGACGACGCCGTTGATCCTGCTCGTCGCCGTGCTGATCAAGATCGACAGCCGTGGCCCGGTCATCTTCCGGCAGCGCCGGGTCGGCCAGGACGGCGAGGAGTTCGACGTCTTCAAGTTCCGGACGATGGTCATCAACGCCGACGAGATGATGGCGCAACTCGCGGAGCAGAACGAGACCAACGGGCTGCTCTTCAAGATGCGCCACGACCCCCGGGTGACCAGGATCGGCCGCGTGCTGCGCCGCTACTCCATCGACGAGCTGCCGCAGTTCATCAATGTGCTGCGCGGCGACATGAGCCTCGTCGGCCCGCGCCCGCCGCTGCCGCGCGAGGTCGCGCAGTATGACGGCGATGTCGCCCGCCGCCTCCTCGTCAAGCCCGGCATCACCGGGTTGTGGCAGGTCAGCGGCCGTTCCGACCTTTCCTGGGAGGACGGCATCCGCCTCGACCTCTACTACGTCGAGAACTGGTCGCTCGCGAGCGATCTCACGATCATGTGGAAGACGATCGGCGCGGTCGTCAGGTCGCGCGGGGCGTACTAA
- a CDS encoding YcnI family protein — MRATTVGRLAAAVLGGVVAAAWLGASAASAHVTVNPKEAVQGGYAKLAFRVPNEKPTAGTVKLEVNIPIEAPIASISTRPVPGWTVALERTKLATPVKVHGNDVSEVVSKVTWTAAAGVQIKPGEFQEFEISAGPLPQVDLLLFKALQTYSDGEIVRWIEDPATPDVAHPAPALKLTKAATTTPVNATASPSVVVAAEPAEAPSNTLPIVLGAAGLIAGLAGLGVALSRRPRPTA, encoded by the coding sequence ATGCGCGCTACGACCGTTGGACGCCTCGCCGCCGCCGTGCTCGGTGGTGTCGTCGCCGCAGCCTGGCTGGGCGCGAGCGCCGCATCGGCCCACGTGACGGTGAACCCGAAGGAAGCCGTCCAGGGCGGTTACGCCAAGCTCGCCTTCCGCGTGCCCAACGAGAAGCCGACGGCCGGCACGGTCAAGCTCGAGGTGAACATCCCGATCGAGGCCCCCATCGCCAGCATCTCGACCCGCCCCGTGCCGGGCTGGACCGTGGCGCTGGAGCGCACCAAGCTCGCCACCCCGGTCAAGGTGCACGGCAACGACGTCAGCGAGGTCGTCTCCAAGGTGACCTGGACGGCTGCGGCGGGTGTCCAGATCAAGCCGGGCGAGTTCCAGGAGTTCGAGATCTCGGCGGGTCCCCTGCCCCAGGTCGACCTGCTCCTGTTCAAGGCGCTGCAGACCTACTCCGACGGCGAGATCGTCCGCTGGATCGAGGACCCCGCCACGCCCGATGTCGCGCACCCGGCCCCCGCGCTGAAGCTGACCAAGGCCGCCACGACCACCCCGGTCAACGCCACCGCGTCGCCCTCGGTGGTCGTCGCGGCGGAGCCGGCCGAGGCCCCGTCCAACACGCTTCCGATCGTGCTCGGGGCCGCCGGCCTGATCGCGGGTCTCGCCGGTCTCGGCGTCGCGCTCTCCCGCCGCCCCCGACCCACAGCCTGA
- a CDS encoding SDR family oxidoreductase, with amino-acid sequence MSESQRVAIVTGGARGIGAATAKRLAADGFAVAVIDLDEASCAATVDGITQSGGRAIGVGADVSDSDAVTGAVARVAEELGAPTVLVNNAGVIRDNLLFKMTDSDWDLVMSVHLRGAFLMSRTVQTHMTAAKYGRIVNLSSTSALGNRGQANYAAAKAGLQGFTKTLALELGPFGVTANAVAPGFIVTEMTQATAERVGVSFEDFQAARAAETPVRRVGYPADIAHTISFLVSEGAGFVTGQVIYVAGGPRG; translated from the coding sequence ATGTCGGAGTCACAGCGGGTCGCCATCGTCACCGGAGGGGCCCGGGGGATCGGCGCGGCCACGGCCAAGCGGCTGGCGGCGGACGGTTTCGCGGTAGCGGTCATCGATCTCGACGAGGCGAGCTGCGCGGCGACCGTCGACGGGATCACGCAGTCGGGCGGCCGGGCGATCGGCGTGGGTGCCGACGTCTCGGACTCCGACGCGGTGACCGGCGCCGTCGCCCGGGTCGCCGAGGAGTTGGGCGCGCCCACGGTCCTGGTCAACAACGCCGGGGTGATCCGGGACAACCTGCTGTTCAAGATGACCGACTCCGACTGGGACCTGGTCATGAGCGTGCACCTGCGCGGCGCGTTCCTGATGAGCCGCACGGTGCAGACGCACATGACCGCGGCGAAGTACGGCCGGATCGTCAACCTCTCCAGCACCTCGGCGCTCGGCAACCGGGGTCAGGCCAACTACGCGGCGGCGAAGGCCGGTCTGCAGGGCTTCACCAAGACGCTGGCGCTGGAGCTCGGACCGTTCGGCGTCACCGCCAACGCGGTGGCACCGGGCTTCATCGTCACCGAGATGACCCAGGCGACCGCCGAGCGGGTGGGTGTCTCGTTCGAGGACTTCCAGGCCGCGCGTGCTGCCGAGACCCCGGTACGCCGAGTGGGCTACCCGGCGGACATCGCGCACACGATCTCGTTCCTGGTGAGCGAGGGCGCCGGTTTCGTCACCGGCCAGGTCATCTACGTGGCCGGCGGCCCCCGAGGCTAA
- a CDS encoding YibE/F family protein has translation MAIILPLVAATLIGLIVLWPHGVVQSGGEHPDRRKGEVTAVTGPCPKGTAAPVDGSCGSATVDLGDGKPVVAQIPSGAGAPRLSPGDKVIVIVTPDPEDPALVTYSVVDHQRGVPLILLLVVFAAAVIAFGRWRGLAALGGLVVSFAVLLIFLVPAIRAGEDPLMVALVAAGTIMFAVLYLTHGVSVQTSVAVIGTLTALILTGLLGMIVTSAAQLTGFGTEEAAILATSLPGIDLRGLLVAGIIIGSLGVLDDVTVTQASAVAELGLANPSMSAVALYRAATRIGRAHIASTVNTIILAYAGASLPLFLLIAIGGASTESVLTSEAIAMEIVRSVVATLGLIAAVPITTGLAAVVTALAHRAQPAAS, from the coding sequence ATGGCGATCATCCTGCCGTTGGTCGCGGCGACCCTGATCGGGCTGATCGTGCTCTGGCCGCACGGGGTGGTGCAGTCCGGCGGCGAGCACCCCGACCGGCGTAAGGGCGAGGTCACCGCCGTCACCGGGCCGTGTCCGAAGGGGACCGCGGCACCGGTCGACGGGTCCTGCGGGTCGGCGACCGTGGACCTCGGCGACGGGAAGCCCGTGGTCGCGCAGATCCCGTCCGGGGCCGGGGCGCCGCGGCTCTCGCCCGGCGACAAGGTCATCGTCATCGTCACGCCCGACCCGGAGGATCCGGCCCTCGTGACCTACTCGGTCGTCGATCACCAGCGGGGCGTACCCCTCATCTTGCTCTTGGTGGTCTTCGCGGCCGCGGTGATCGCTTTCGGGCGGTGGCGCGGCCTGGCCGCGCTCGGCGGGCTCGTGGTGAGCTTCGCGGTGCTGCTGATCTTCCTGGTCCCGGCGATCCGGGCGGGTGAGGATCCGCTGATGGTGGCGCTGGTGGCGGCCGGGACGATCATGTTCGCGGTGCTCTACCTGACGCACGGGGTGAGTGTGCAGACCTCGGTGGCGGTGATCGGTACGCTCACCGCGCTCATCCTCACCGGCCTGCTCGGCATGATCGTGACCTCGGCGGCGCAGCTCACCGGCTTCGGCACGGAGGAGGCGGCGATCCTCGCGACCTCGCTGCCCGGGATCGACCTGCGCGGGCTGCTCGTCGCCGGGATCATCATCGGCTCGCTCGGCGTGCTCGACGACGTGACGGTCACCCAGGCATCGGCCGTCGCGGAGCTGGGGCTGGCGAACCCGTCGATGTCGGCGGTCGCGCTCTACCGCGCCGCTACGCGCATCGGCCGCGCGCACATCGCATCGACGGTCAACACCATCATCCTCGCGTACGCCGGTGCGTCGCTGCCGCTCTTCCTGCTGATCGCGATCGGCGGAGCCTCGACGGAGTCGGTGCTGACGAGCGAGGCGATCGCGATGGAGATCGTCCGCAGCGTGGTGGCGACGCTGGGGCTGATCGCCGCCGTCCCGATCACCACGGGCCTCGCCGCCGTGGTCACCGCCCTGGCCCACCGAGCCCAGCCGGCCGCCTCCTGA
- a CDS encoding trypsin-like serine protease translates to MPNTFAQSIAVVAAVSAAAAGALTSGSMPNAGRVPTKAATVAAPVVHAPASEAYLRATYGISAAEAQRRLALQRDAPAIAADLAARFPGEFAGAWIDQARGGVLIVAATETAPIRTNLLTRPDAGHLSTVKVTRSLRQLRSTATEVAAKLGVTVGAEVAIDEVANEVVVTTGRRVAAGDPRLAGVAGAAKGVRTVSRPGVVEKSCDPLHCFTKPMRGGIRIDVPRDNGTVGGCTTGFNLRSGRDLYIVTAGHCVGSGTHTHIDTTSHDGHPVSVENQALVNYDPVNEHYLDYAIMPYQPGAVETWFGRRANEGLVNTYCPGGCQGSTSVAMTGFVDYTAVQTGWVVCASGAGYTPEIPGTYVDSGAGIGYKPGIHCGEVDSKASGSIGVKICARAGDSGGPLFLEGEGKALGILTDGDDGSGPCTNPNEHNYYTPISKILTDVNAGWAGADFTLGLPQTTPTRRGTR, encoded by the coding sequence ATGCCCAATACGTTTGCTCAATCAATCGCCGTCGTCGCAGCGGTCAGCGCCGCCGCGGCCGGGGCTCTGACCAGCGGTTCCATGCCCAACGCGGGCAGGGTGCCGACGAAGGCCGCCACCGTCGCCGCGCCGGTGGTGCACGCGCCCGCCTCCGAGGCATACCTGCGCGCCACCTATGGAATCTCCGCCGCCGAGGCGCAGCGCCGGCTCGCACTGCAGCGCGACGCACCGGCGATCGCCGCCGATCTGGCCGCCCGCTTCCCCGGTGAATTCGCCGGGGCCTGGATCGACCAGGCTCGCGGCGGCGTGCTCATCGTCGCCGCGACCGAGACGGCGCCGATCCGGACCAACCTGCTCACCAGGCCCGATGCCGGCCACCTCAGCACGGTGAAGGTCACCCGGTCGCTGCGGCAGCTGCGGAGCACCGCCACCGAGGTCGCCGCCAAGCTCGGCGTCACGGTCGGGGCCGAGGTCGCCATCGACGAGGTCGCCAACGAGGTGGTCGTCACGACCGGCCGACGCGTCGCCGCAGGCGATCCCCGGCTGGCCGGAGTGGCCGGCGCGGCGAAGGGCGTCCGCACGGTCAGCCGTCCCGGGGTCGTCGAGAAGTCCTGCGACCCGCTGCACTGCTTCACCAAGCCGATGCGCGGCGGCATCCGGATCGACGTGCCCCGCGACAACGGCACCGTCGGCGGCTGCACCACCGGGTTCAACCTGCGCTCCGGCCGCGACCTCTACATCGTGACGGCGGGCCACTGTGTCGGTTCGGGTACGCACACCCACATCGACACGACCTCGCACGACGGGCACCCGGTCAGCGTCGAGAACCAGGCGCTCGTCAACTACGACCCGGTCAACGAGCACTACCTGGACTACGCGATCATGCCCTACCAGCCGGGCGCGGTGGAGACCTGGTTCGGCCGCCGGGCCAACGAGGGCCTGGTCAACACCTACTGCCCCGGCGGCTGCCAGGGCAGCACCAGCGTCGCGATGACGGGCTTCGTCGACTACACCGCGGTGCAGACCGGATGGGTCGTCTGCGCTTCCGGCGCGGGCTACACCCCGGAGATCCCGGGCACCTACGTCGACTCGGGTGCCGGCATCGGCTACAAGCCGGGCATCCACTGCGGCGAGGTGGACTCCAAGGCGAGCGGCTCGATCGGCGTGAAGATCTGCGCTCGCGCGGGTGACAGCGGCGGCCCGCTCTTCCTGGAGGGCGAGGGCAAGGCGCTGGGGATCCTCACCGACGGCGACGACGGCTCCGGACCCTGCACCAACCCGAACGAGCACAACTACTACACGCCGATCTCCAAGATCCTCACGGATGTCAACGCCGGATGGGCGGGCGCCGACTTCACGCTCGGCCTGCCGCAGACCACTCCGACCCGGCGTGGCACACGCTGA
- a CDS encoding SPFH domain-containing protein, with protein sequence MVASQERLEQDLRSKRAPAPAPAAQSNVGPGPGDLRAGSGQSASERPAVEVRVTGFGRWKTVLVPPNAFVVHTRRGRNEPLHIGQGVSFRFNPAQDSYLVVPGAMQTILINAFCICRELQGVLVQAYVQWIIGDFGTAYRKLDFADSVDPMHLVNLQLKEQAEAAIKDKVSTMSVHEVLSDKQPIIEELTARLRDVAEGSDSGGGLGLRIVTVQIKEAVVSSPRLWENLQKPFRAEQNRLARLAEVTADTAIAERELAAERELAELRAASDAHTFDRDTSEQRRRADLEQENTRALTEMADETTRHALNLERERHEVEAQIERLRIERETEMKALELRARLELTRLEAEATHERALLEIERERMRAAIDNDQSPATIQSKLIDSLPEIVSKLPKPTELRSVTIGGSDSTTVAGLLAELSTVVGALRAVVPPTP encoded by the coding sequence GTGGTGGCCTCCCAGGAGCGCCTGGAGCAGGATCTGCGCTCCAAGCGTGCACCGGCACCGGCTCCCGCCGCACAGTCCAACGTCGGTCCGGGCCCCGGCGACCTGCGCGCCGGCTCCGGCCAATCCGCCTCGGAACGCCCCGCGGTCGAGGTACGCGTGACCGGCTTCGGTCGATGGAAGACCGTCCTCGTGCCGCCGAACGCCTTCGTGGTGCACACCCGCCGTGGTCGGAATGAACCCCTGCACATCGGTCAGGGCGTCTCGTTCCGGTTCAATCCGGCGCAGGACTCCTACCTCGTCGTGCCCGGTGCGATGCAGACGATCCTCATCAACGCCTTCTGCATCTGCCGTGAGCTGCAGGGGGTGCTGGTCCAGGCGTACGTGCAGTGGATCATCGGCGACTTCGGCACCGCCTATCGCAAGCTCGACTTCGCCGACTCCGTGGACCCGATGCACCTGGTCAACCTGCAGCTCAAGGAGCAGGCCGAGGCAGCCATCAAGGACAAGGTCTCCACGATGAGCGTGCACGAGGTGCTCAGCGACAAGCAGCCGATCATCGAGGAGCTCACCGCGCGCCTGCGCGACGTCGCCGAGGGTTCCGACTCCGGCGGCGGCCTCGGCCTGCGGATCGTCACCGTGCAGATCAAGGAGGCGGTGGTCAGCTCGCCGCGGCTCTGGGAGAACCTGCAGAAGCCCTTCCGGGCCGAGCAGAACCGGCTGGCCCGGCTCGCCGAGGTCACCGCGGACACGGCGATCGCCGAGCGGGAACTCGCCGCGGAGCGGGAGCTCGCCGAGCTGCGGGCGGCGAGCGACGCGCACACCTTCGACCGGGACACCTCCGAGCAGCGGCGCCGGGCCGACCTGGAGCAGGAGAACACCCGGGCGCTGACGGAGATGGCGGACGAGACGACCCGGCACGCGCTCAACCTCGAACGGGAGCGCCACGAGGTGGAGGCGCAGATCGAGCGGCTGCGCATCGAGCGGGAGACCGAGATGAAGGCGCTGGAGCTGCGGGCCCGGCTGGAGCTGACCCGACTGGAGGCGGAGGCGACGCACGAGCGGGCGCTGCTGGAGATCGAGCGGGAGCGGATGCGGGCGGCGATCGACAATGATCAGTCGCCGGCGACGATCCAGAGCAAGCTCATCGACTCGCTGCCGGAGATCGTGTCGAAGCTGCCCAAGCCGACCGAGCTGCGATCGGTGACGATCGGCGGCAGCGACTCGACCACGGTGGCCGGACTGCTCGCCGAGCTGTCGACAGTGGTCGGCGCCCTGCGCGCGGTGGTCCCACCCACGCCCTGA
- a CDS encoding phage holin family protein gives MGFFIRLIVTAVALWLSTVIVSGITVSGKGWLTNTLTLIAVALIFGLINAVLKPLIKIFGCFFYIITLGLIALVVNALLFLLTSWVADKLNLPFHVDGFWAAFWGAIIVGLVSWAANLAFGRDKDKPVTAS, from the coding sequence ATGGGCTTCTTTATCCGGCTTATCGTCACAGCCGTCGCACTCTGGCTCTCGACCGTGATCGTCAGCGGCATCACGGTCTCCGGCAAGGGCTGGCTCACCAACACGTTGACGCTGATCGCCGTCGCGCTCATCTTCGGCCTGATCAACGCCGTACTCAAGCCGCTCATCAAGATCTTCGGGTGCTTCTTCTACATCATCACGCTGGGCCTGATCGCCCTCGTCGTGAACGCGCTGCTCTTCCTGCTGACGAGCTGGGTCGCCGACAAGCTGAACCTGCCGTTCCACGTGGACGGTTTCTGGGCGGCGTTCTGGGGCGCGATCATCGTCGGCCTCGTGAGCTGGGCGGCCAACCTCGCTTTCGGCCGCGACAAGGACAAGCCCGTCACCGCCTCCTGA
- a CDS encoding small ribosomal subunit Rsm22 family protein yields MSEQLSAALTAALAGVPTSALAAAANRLITSYRADRSGAPASPIMGSRVDVAAYAAYRMPATFASVRAALRQAAQLMPDFRPGTQLDVGGGTGAAAWAAREVFPGLTDILVVDQVADALAFGEKLLPRARWQQLRLGAGAELPSADLVTLAYVLNELSPDDQAALTRELAGKAQLLAIIEPGTPAGYTRILAARELLIEAGLHIVAPCPHEGACPLPAGRDWCHFGARLNRSALHRSVKEGAELSYEDEKYAYVIATPLPADRAVGRVLRQPAYAKGMVTLRLCDADGTAHPEIVSKRHGELYKRARDVTWGDAWPP; encoded by the coding sequence GTGTCCGAACAGCTCAGTGCCGCGTTGACGGCGGCGCTCGCGGGAGTGCCGACGAGCGCGCTCGCCGCCGCCGCGAACCGCCTCATCACGTCCTACCGAGCCGACCGGTCCGGCGCCCCGGCGTCGCCCATCATGGGATCGCGGGTGGACGTGGCGGCTTACGCGGCGTACCGGATGCCTGCGACCTTTGCCTCGGTGCGTGCGGCCCTGCGGCAGGCCGCCCAGCTCATGCCCGACTTCCGGCCCGGGACCCAGCTCGATGTCGGCGGCGGGACGGGCGCGGCCGCCTGGGCCGCGCGCGAGGTCTTCCCCGGGCTCACCGACATCCTCGTGGTCGACCAGGTCGCGGACGCGCTCGCCTTCGGCGAGAAGCTGCTCCCGCGCGCCAGGTGGCAGCAGCTCAGGCTCGGCGCGGGTGCCGAGCTGCCCAGCGCCGACCTGGTCACGCTCGCCTACGTCCTCAACGAGCTCTCCCCCGACGACCAGGCCGCGCTCACCCGCGAGCTCGCCGGCAAGGCACAGCTTCTGGCGATCATCGAGCCGGGTACGCCGGCCGGCTACACCCGGATCCTCGCCGCCCGCGAGCTGCTCATCGAGGCGGGGCTGCACATCGTCGCCCCCTGCCCGCACGAGGGCGCCTGCCCGCTGCCGGCCGGCCGGGACTGGTGCCACTTCGGCGCCCGGCTCAACCGGTCGGCGCTGCACCGGTCGGTGAAGGAGGGTGCCGAGCTCTCCTACGAGGACGAGAAGTACGCCTACGTCATCGCGACCCCGCTGCCCGCCGACCGCGCGGTCGGCCGGGTGCTGCGGCAGCCCGCCTATGCCAAGGGCATGGTGACGCTGCGCCTGTGCGACGCCGACGGCACCGCGCACCCTGAGATCGTCTCGAAACGCCACGGCGAGCTCTACAAGCGCGCACGTGACGTGACCTGGGGCGATGCCTGGCCCCCGTGA
- a CDS encoding GTP cyclohydrolase II yields MTMPTSASIRTQVRVPLRFPDGYTTTADVFTFDGLADGKEHLLLGLGAYQAATETGTSLVRPHSECLTGDVFGSQRCDCGPQLREAVERIANAGGYLLYLRQEGRGIGLYAKLDAYALQDAGLDTYEANRALGRGDDERDYTAAAQMLHAVGATRIDLLSNNPDKAAQLEQLGIGIRRRVPTGVHVSTNNVNYLRAKVSHTHHTLTLPMAV; encoded by the coding sequence ATGACGATGCCGACGAGCGCCTCGATCCGCACGCAGGTACGCGTACCGCTGCGGTTCCCCGACGGCTACACCACGACGGCTGACGTCTTCACGTTCGACGGGCTCGCCGACGGCAAGGAGCACCTGCTGCTCGGGCTCGGCGCCTACCAGGCCGCCACCGAGACCGGCACGTCGCTCGTCCGCCCGCACTCGGAGTGCCTCACCGGCGACGTCTTCGGCTCCCAGCGCTGCGACTGCGGCCCCCAGCTCCGCGAGGCGGTCGAGCGGATCGCCAACGCCGGCGGCTACCTGCTCTACCTGCGCCAGGAGGGCCGGGGCATCGGGCTCTACGCCAAACTCGACGCGTACGCGCTGCAGGACGCCGGGCTCGACACCTATGAGGCCAACCGGGCGCTGGGGCGGGGCGACGACGAGCGCGACTACACGGCGGCGGCGCAGATGCTGCACGCGGTCGGCGCGACCCGGATCGACCTGCTCAGCAACAACCCCGACAAGGCCGCCCAGCTCGAACAGCTCGGCATCGGCATCCGCCGCCGGGTCCCGACGGGCGTGCACGTCTCCACGAACAACGTCAACTACCTCCGCGCCAAGGTCAGCCACACCCACCACACCCTGACCCTGCCGATGGCGGTCTGA
- a CDS encoding HAD family hydrolase, with translation MEPLASWRSGPARKRLLHDIDELVESLPPAERIATFDNDGTLWCERPAYAQAYFLIDRWREMARTDSTMRERQPWRAAVDGDDAYFADLYAHAGEIIAGVGSAFAGWTTAEFDAATREFFDTAKHPRFAVPHHRLVYQPMRELIELLVARDFAVFIVTGGGRDFVRVVAEEIYGLPRHHVIGSSAVLEWTDGELRRRAELSQPFDDGPGKPVHIFDRIGRPPALAVGNSDGDIEMLTMARSAVLLHHDDADREYAYDTGAVRALALAADQGWQIISMRDDFAQVFGFED, from the coding sequence ATGGAACCACTGGCGAGCTGGCGCAGCGGTCCCGCCCGGAAACGGCTGCTCCACGACATCGACGAGCTCGTCGAGAGCCTGCCGCCCGCCGAGCGGATCGCCACCTTCGACAACGACGGCACGCTCTGGTGCGAGCGGCCGGCGTACGCGCAGGCGTACTTCCTCATCGACCGCTGGCGGGAGATGGCCCGCACCGACTCGACGATGCGGGAACGCCAGCCCTGGCGCGCGGCGGTCGACGGCGACGACGCCTACTTCGCCGACCTCTACGCGCACGCGGGGGAGATCATCGCCGGGGTCGGCTCGGCCTTCGCCGGCTGGACGACCGCCGAGTTCGACGCCGCCACCCGGGAGTTCTTCGACACCGCCAAGCACCCGCGCTTCGCCGTGCCGCACCACCGCCTCGTCTACCAGCCGATGCGGGAGCTGATCGAGCTGCTCGTCGCCCGGGACTTCGCCGTCTTCATCGTCACCGGGGGCGGCCGGGACTTCGTCCGGGTGGTCGCCGAGGAGATCTACGGCCTGCCCCGGCACCACGTCATCGGCTCGTCGGCCGTGCTGGAGTGGACCGACGGCGAGCTGCGGCGGCGGGCCGAGCTGAGCCAGCCCTTCGACGACGGACCGGGCAAGCCGGTGCACATCTTCGACCGGATCGGGCGGCCGCCGGCCCTCGCCGTCGGCAACTCCGACGGCGATATCGAGATGCTGACGATGGCGCGCAGTGCCGTGCTGCTGCACCACGACGATGCGGACCGCGAGTACGCCTATGACACCGGCGCCGTCCGCGCGCTCGCCCTCGCGGCGGATCAGGGCTGGCAGATCATCAGCATGCGCGACGACTTCGCGCAGGTCTTCGGCTTCGAAGACTGA